The Coffea arabica cultivar ET-39 chromosome 2c, Coffea Arabica ET-39 HiFi, whole genome shotgun sequence genome includes the window ataaataaataccaaaaacacAGTAGTAGTATAACACATACCACCAGAACCATTATCATCATTATGAGCAACAGCCAACATCTCGACATCCTGCATAGCGGTGGTCAGAGCTGCTGCAGCCGCCTTTTGGTCCCTGCGCCATTTCTTGAAAAGTTTGCGCTTCCGCTTGCCTGAGATGGAAAGCGGTGGATGTTTGTGCTTCAGCCTTTTCGTCAGCGGGTCCCCCTGTACAGCCCTCTTCCGCTCTGCAACTGCAGCTCTCCTTTGCTTCTGAACCACGTTGAATTTTGCCATCTCTGATAACAACGAACCCAACACCAAGAAAGCCTCCTCCCGCGGTGCGCCAGCCTCTGGCTCAACTTCAACCCTAGCTCCCTGCCCCTTTAAAAGTCGGGTATAGTAGCTACTCAAACGCACTGGCGCCCAAACCCGGTCCTTCAATATAATAACCGGTCAATTTAACCTTCCTTCTTTAGTATGTCACGCACGCTCTTAATTTTACAATCTTACAAACTCTATT containing:
- the LOC113729805 gene encoding uncharacterized protein, whose amino-acid sequence is MAKFNVVQKQRRAAVAERKRAVQGDPLTKRLKHKHPPLSISGKRKRKLFKKWRRDQKAAAAALTTAMQDVEMLAVAHNDDNGSGGTSQDDANKQAAPKKFHFHMKKSPKHKAGRFKKRDKNRKSDKRAAQASKDAMEE